A stretch of Candidatus Omnitrophota bacterium DNA encodes these proteins:
- a CDS encoding PilZ domain-containing protein, protein MMNFNKNGKNQESDQAERRKYKRIQKHFILSYFDLLDPQIRFDASQLKNISLGGMCFVTSRPFSPGTRLGIELKTPFLAELTYLEGVVLGSNEKLKNIIYETRLKFENLTPQAEFVINKLIQYFEKGDRESDE, encoded by the coding sequence ATGATGAACTTCAACAAAAACGGAAAGAACCAGGAATCGGACCAGGCCGAACGCCGCAAATACAAAAGGATCCAAAAACACTTCATCCTGTCCTATTTTGACCTTTTGGATCCCCAGATCCGTTTTGACGCTTCCCAATTGAAAAACATCAGCCTGGGCGGGATGTGCTTCGTGACCTCCCGGCCGTTTTCACCCGGCACGCGCCTCGGGATCGAACTCAAAACCCCATTCCTGGCGGAACTGACCTACCTGGAAGGGGTTGTGCTGGGGTCCAACGAAAAACTGAAAAACATCATCTACGAAACCCGCCTCAAATTCGAAAACCTCACCCCTCAGGCGGAATTTGTCATCAATAAGCTCATCCAGTATTTTGAAAAAGGAGACAGGGAATCCGATGAATAA